CATAACCTTAGGatcgaactagacacaagacagactgaccggactgtctcttacaaatggaactttttgagattggaaatgtgccatgttcggggtacctgttctcctgacatgtgagccaatttgtaagaccctttgccgaggacttctgacacccgatacggaccttcccatgtgggttcgagcttgcccagcttttctgctcggcttacttcgttgtttctcaggacgagatctcccacttgaatttgcagcttcttcaccctttggttgtaataccgggctacttgctccttgtacttggctgcttttatgcatgccaattctcttctttcttcggcaagatctagctcggctctcagtccgtcgtcattcatttctgaggagaaatttagagttcggggactgggtacgccgatctccaccggaatcacagcttcagtgccgtataccagactgtacggagtttcaccgttggaggttgtgggtgtagttcggtaggaccataggacttgagggagattttctacccattgtcctttggcttgttctaaccgagcttttaaccctttcaccaggatacgatttgttacctccgtttgtccgtttgcttgtggatgagagaccgaagtgaaccgctgttgaatattcagctcttggcaccaattcttgaacgtcttgtcggtgaactgagtcccgttatccgagatgaggatgtggggtatgccaaatcggcacactatgttcttccagacgaaatccaatgccttcgaactcgttatcgtagctaatggttcagcttccacccacttcgtaaagtagtccacggcaacgattaggaatttcatttgccgaggagcttgaggaagtggtcccactatgtctatgccccattgcatgaaaggccaagggctctgcatagtggatagatcggtttgcggcatccttgggatatttgcatggatttggcacttcgggcaggtcttgacgagctgcactgcttcttgtaccaaggttggccaataatatccccatcttagaacttttttagctaaagctctagctccgatgtggctgccgcacgatccttcatgaacttctctgaggatgtagtccgtctcttctggtcctacgcaccgcaataacggctggaggtaagactttctaaagaggactccttcatgaagttcgtaccgaagtgctcggcacgtgatcttccgagcttctctcttatcctcgggcaattgtccttgatccagatactgcaagatcggcgtcatccagttcggcgagctggatactgaatgcacctcggcttcatcaatgcttcgatgcattaattcttccgcctttgagctcggatctgaggccaacttacttaaggtatctgctcggctattttccgctctgggaacgcggattatccgaaaataggagaaacttcggctgatgctttgcgctttgtccaaatacttcttcattctctcgtcacgagcttcacttgtactcaacatgtgatttactatgacttgtgaatcacaatggactttgagagatttgacgagcagactttgcgctaactggagtccggcaaggagggcttcgtactcggcttcattattagtagtggggaataggaaccgaagtgagtaggttacctcgtgtccgtcgggagcgacgagtaaaataccagctccacttcccatcttgtttgaagctccatctacgaatccgctccagcagtctggcggctctacttcggatttcaagggctgtgctagttcggtattggcagactttttctgttcggcaatgacagggattgcttgatcgaacttggcctctgtaagaaaatctgccaaggcttgtcccttgatggctttccgaggtaggtactcgattgagtgttctcccagctctatggcccatttggcgattctgcctgatgcttctggcttggtcaaaacttgccgaagaggcagatcggttaagacgcataccttgtgagcatagaagtatggccgcagtctccttgctgcatttactaacgccagagcaattttttccagaggttgataccttgtttctggacctcttaatgctcggcttgtaaagtagatgggaagctgctttaggccttcttctcgtacaagcaccgcgctgatggtttgatctgatgccgctaagtataagaatattacttcggcttcggttggagcagagagaataggaagctcggctagataacttttgagctcgtcaaaggcctttttctgctcggctccccactcgaactttggtgcctttttcaacaccttgaagaatggcagttgcttttcggctgcttgggaaaggaatcgattcagtgcggctagacatccggttagcctttgcacgtcatgtatggacttcggcattgccatgttctgaacgacttgaacttttgagggatttgccttgagtccgtcctttgaaacccaacaacccagaaactttcccgaatctaccaaaaaggtacatttttgggggttgagtttgaggttggcttttcggagcacgttgagagtggatttgaggttgtcttcgtactccgaagtgcttttgcttttgacaactatgtcgtcgacatacacttcaacctgtttcccgattaggtgccgaaaaagcttgtctaccatcctttgataagtggctccggcattctttaaaccgaatggcatctttttataagcgaaaatgccgaaatcggtaatgaaagctgttttcggagcgtcactctcatccatcaacacttggtgatatcctttgtataaatcaagaaaacagaaaatttcgaagccgatcaaagcttctacttttttatctatattcggaaggggatagcaatcttttggacagtgcttgtttagatcggtaaaatctatgcacatccgccatcctcctccttttttcttgatcatcacaggattggccacccaagaaggatatttcacctcgaatagtacatccgcttttagtaattggcggacttcgtcatggatgacttggcttctttctgccgcaaagagtctttgcttctgttttactggccggattgaaggatcaatatttaaccgatgagtgattacctcggggggcactccggtcatgtccaacggagaccatgcaaagacatctttgtactccttgaggagctgaatggtcttttcccggagtagaggcgttcctgcgaagccgacgttgaccgttctggatggatcatcttcgtataactgaacggtcattgagttcggctctgaagtgacttcggtcatctcgcttgtctccgactccggttgctgtgattgctatgcttgatggtgccgaactgattgctcggcacttttaagcgcaatctgcagacattcttttgctctcttttgatcacctcggatgaccgctatcccacctttagtggggatcttgatggtgaggtgataagtagagcaaacggcccgaactgtgttgagccagtccctccccaggatgacgttgtacggagaccgagctttcaccacaaagaactcgatcatcgtattggagcttgtaggcgcttttcccaccgtgatcggaaggctgataataccttcagggcgggtgtcctcctgggcgaaacttttcagaggaagtggagccggactgagccgagctggatccacttccattttatcgaaacattctttaaaaagaatgctgactgacgctcctgtatccacaaatactctgtggaccagtttgtttgccaccccggcttgaatgacaatagcgtcttggtgaggagagatggctgggacgggatcggcatctgaaaatgtaatcacttcgtctttcttcagccttttatgtgttggttcctcttgattggaacctctgcgttctgcttttagggacgacttagtcttcccggcagggagagcatcaatagtcaggattactccatcatattgcggctcgtcgtcgtcttcgggatcctcatgccttttcggatcctgaggattgcagttcgcacctctctgctttttgttctttttcggctgcttgctttggtatttttttaacgttcctgttttcacaagaacatcaatacctgcagccaaatctcggcactcctcggtatcatgaccgtgggtgtgatggaaggagcaatattgatcctgaggtcgccgcgcggctgatttcgtcatccgctttggtctttcgaacatatcggaatgtagttcgaaaatttccgctcttgacttgttcagcggtacgaactgagcgggcggcttctcggggttgagacgtggtcccaatctgccttgtaccggtgccctttgaattctttcaaaaggagttcggcgaggaagcctctgatcgctatgatcgggcttcttttcgtctcctcgggatgagctgtctaaagaccgttttcgacggtctgcctcatccgcacgggaaaactggtccgcaatgtcccacatttcttgagctgtttgcggaccgcactccacgagctttctgtagagagctccgggcaggattccattttggaatgccgaaatgacaagtagatcattgagattatctacttgtaggcattctttatggaatctcgtcaggaagtcgctgatcttttcgtcgcgaccttgacgtatagaaagcagctgagccgaagtgatccgggcttctgctttctgaaagaacctcctgtggaaagcatccattagatctcggtaggatctaatgctgccttgaggaaggctgtcgaaccaccttctggcgttcccgatgagcagctcggggaacagtttgcacatatggacctcattgagaccctggttcgccatattatattgatagcgtcccaagaagtcatgaggatcctctagcccgtcataagtcattgacggtgtccggtagttccgcggcaaaggagttcgggtgatgtcgtccgagaacggagtctttaatgctccgtacatggcgaacccgacatctcttcggtacggaggagatggagttctcctgtggttccggtaccgaggaggagcaggagcatgttgaggttgaggattctttctcctggaagacacgtcactactgcggtagtgactttcatgtctggatgaggagggagaatccgccgttgtcttctccggctgttggctcttctgcaggaaggttaagaactcctcctgcttctcggccaagaacagcttgacagcttcatttaaattgggctgctgggaagactcggtgcgatgactcctggagtggcttgctccttcttcgtgagaaccggaggtagatgtctcccgaggccgtttttcagacctgcgagctggactagcttcctcacggttatcacgaacggtattatgagtgttatgtgatctggtatgcattttttggggtggaaaagggtcaaaaattcgctttatcacaaattttgttctctgtttcccacagacggcgccagtgatggttccgcgaatttctgatgtttgtaaatgcaggaaataaatgaagatcaacacagggattttacgtggttcgatttactgatgtaaatctacgtccacggggagaaatgggggcaggtttgtattgcttgatctgcgaattacagcttacaacactggcctgctttatgatattctctctagagagctttttagaatttaacagaagaagttatctatctgacctaggttctatttatacagtgaaccaagatcgtggcatgcagcatttattaggtagtggatgtcgtggagatcgtggcgaccttgcatgggtccactatcctgcatgagttaatgactgcttgacaccactaaatagatcgtcggtgtagtggaggtggaaatcttgcatgagtccactatctcctagttcggtcgaatactgagaccgaactgctgaattattgccgagcagcttttgccgatctgagagtagagcttgatgccgacctgagagcagagcttgatgagttggctttcaccgagctgtaggctggggccgaactctttggttgtgccgaactgaactctttagtcacgccggactgatactctttagtcatgccgaactgatactctgtcttgggctttactgctgttgggcttgtttagtacgtactccatcactgcTCTTCCgcacggacggcgtccgtgccgctagCGTGGCGGTGTGCTCTCCGCCGCTATGCTCTTGCCGCTGGTACggcactgctcgatgcatcgagcacgtccgtgccgctgagcaggctgacgtggcggcacgggattgggcaagggcaaagccgttggcattttcgatttttctttttttttaaaaaaatcaaatttaatttaaaaatcttttttaaataagtaaaaaaatattttcccatttCCCAATAAATCTTtttaaataagtaaaaaaatattttcccaatttccaataaattatatccgttttctccacacttttaatttatttttcaattttttcccccaaaattcacattttcatctataaatacccccacttccacacaaaatatttcacaccacactacataATTCTTATCTAAATTCcctcatcttctcttatcaattcccaatctttcactcttacaaaaaaaaaatgtccggcttcggcgatcacccctccgactcccgcggttggaaccacgaatggttcggctcacaaccattccctagtccggaaacgcaattctcggcccctcctcaaacccaaggttctcaagttcTGGGTGGCGAcgggccttacccggtggacgaccaagatgcccccgatgggcgatacgggtaggcacccgaacccagatcgggagggagcggcggctctcaaactcctcctcttcctaaTCCTACTCCTCAAGGTGTCcacaccccgtacactccggcggagatggatcagttattcaaagcatatttgattatctccgaagatccggagataggcacgaaccaaagcggggataggATTTGGTGGAGCGTCTCTCGCCGAtacaatgaaaaccgcccggctggaaccatcgagcgcaatgagagtatggtgtaCAATGCCATCTTCAGAACCAACGAATAAATCCAAatgttccaggggtattacctccaggaagagcggtcggcggggagcggcagtagcgagctcgacatcatcagtgccgccttggcgacctaccaatcccaacattacaaaccattcaagtacctcagcgcttggcaggaggtgcgtgtgcatccaaAGTATAAGgtaggcgtatcatcctcctccagcaaacggtcgaggtcagTATCTCTATCCGACGTtggcgaggatgaggtggctagccagcttgccggagctaacttggatagccccgacgccggcccgagcagttctCAACACctgccgcaaggaaggaagaaggcgacggccaaccgccgtcgcgccgcgactccatcccccccgctccctttgtgcctcctcaaccccccaccaactcgttgtggacccttttggctcaactcaagttggccgataggtcaaatatgactcccgagcaacttgattcacatttggcaatgatacggggtctccgacaaacattggggatagggTCGGAGaactagtcttccacgggggtattttttagcctttaattatgtatttttttttattttttaggattttaattatgtaatttttatattttaatatatttttagtaattgaagtatttaaattaaataatggaatgatgagacccttgagcatgttctTGTGGAAGAGCATGAATATGAGTGTTGTGCTATTGGGAAAGAGTaaagagtaaaaaagtaataaaagtctTAATCCAcgtgtggatgctcttaatccTTATCTCTACTCTTCCCAACAGCTTAAGATGGCCCTTTTTGCTTACTTAACAGTAAGTTTCTTACATAACAATAAAAACATACCGCCATTTTCCGATGCCCAATTTGCTAACACCTAACAACTTGTTGCCAAAACGTCAAACGTgtccttttctactttatttttcttcaatttcatGCTACTTTCTCAACAATTATACTTTAATTTCATCTGTGGAATATATTATACCCATCcttgaataaaatgatagataAATATGATGCTTCATAATATCTGACTATTATTATTAagttaaatatgaaataaagttTTAATATAAccaaataaaattttaagtATAAAATAAGAATATGCTCATACTCCTTTTGTCCTGCATCTAAAAAATGATGATTCTGAATCCTTTATAAATGAATGGTTAATTCTCCCCTTATAAGCTACATTCGGTTATGAGTTTCTATATTCCAAGTGGGGAAGGATGTTGATCATTTTGGTTCATACATTGCGTGGGCGTATTAAAACCGCTTACCATCTTTCTTAACTAGTAAAATGCattatatttttcctttttcatttaATTAGATGATTATAATTGGGAAAGTCCAAGAACATGAATATTATTCTAATTTGGAGTGTAGGACGTGATAGGCCAACTCAACAATCAATTCTAACCATCTTAATCCAACAAAATAATTGACGTTGAATAGAGTGCAAACAATGAGTTTgataattaaaaactaaatgGAAAATAAGAATTGAAGATTCGGATTTGATTTGCATATGAAAGTGACATTACAAAACACTAAAACAGGACAAACGATCAAATTCCTTGAATGAAGCTAGAAAAATAGATGGTTATTGAGAATAAGGTAGTAACCTAGGCTCATCCAATACTATCCAAGGTTGATAGTTATTCATCTCTTCCAAGCTTATAGCATTTGCCATTGAAGAAGAAGTGTGAAGCTGTGACATTGCACTGTATATTCCCATTTGTGATGGAAGATCAATCATGGCCgctgaattctcccatatgttGTGATGTTGGAAATCAACTTCCAAATTATTACAACACAAGAAACTTTCTTGGAGCTGAGGTGGCGGCGGCAGTGTAGGCTCGGATCTGATTCTTTGCTTGGGGAAGAGCTTCTTCTTGAGCCTGGTATTCCAGTAGTTCTTGATGTCGTTGTCTGTTCTTCCAGGTAACTGAGCCGCGATCACCGACCACCTTAATTATATTCCCACATAAATGAATTAATCCCATCATGCAAAATTCATGTATAAAAGTGTattctaaaaaaaaatttaaaaaaactgaaaCCACTGTATAAGTCTTATCATATGTACTCCTACATACCTGCTTCCGATGGTGAGGTAGAGGGTGCAGATTAAGTTGTCTTCGTCTGCGGTGAAACTGCCGTGCTTGAGGTTAGGCCTGAGATAATTGAGCCATCTAAGACGACAACTCTTTCCGCATCTCTTGAGGCCTATTTTGGCCGGGAGGGCGATCCAGTTGCCGCCCGTGCCGTGAGTTTGGATGTGGGATTTGAGCTTGGCGTCCTCTTCGGGAGTCCATGGCCCTTTCTTCACCTTGGCTTTGTCGCAGCATGGAGCTCTTcccattttttctattttgctaTTTTGCCCTCACTCTCTACTCACCCcctatttatttatgtattcttagttttattattttattaatctatctaattttaaatacattttgttttattcaataaaattaattatttttttatttttgaagaatacgtcatcaatatttttatttccttttattttgtactagtatataatGACGGTTACACATTGTAGTAGACTTGGTCAAAAGTATGAAGATAGGTGCCACCAATCTCGACTTATTGTAAGGTCAAGTATGTTTCCTAGATCACGGCAAAATATGTAcgaataaaaaatagttaaactataataaaaatatagtagggaaagaaaacaagtaaatactaaaaataaattaaaaatattagcTCCGTTTGATATCAtggaattgaaaaaaaaatacttaaaaaatattCATCGATTCATAAAGAGAAAAGATCCATTGCCAAATAGTAGTGTTGTTAAGACGTTTTTTCTAACATTTTACTTGACAATTGGATTGTCCACTTTGAGTGGGAGACTTATAAACTAGAAGTGTTGAGTGGACACATGTTAGCCTACTTTGGTTCAATTAAATCTAATAGTTTTGTGCAATTTGGTCGATAGATTAGGTTAAGAGATATTCTTAGTCTTACTATTCTATtgtactaagagcatccactacgcgtcccgcgcgcggctcgcgtttcgtcccggagggacggttccgccgcgggacgcgttgcaacgttcgtcccgtcccgtagcccgtatccgcgagacaagggacgccccggcccgtcacgcgcccgggcgacgtgtcacgcccccgatgcatgcgtgacgcccactcgctggcccgcgagtgggcgtcgtcacggatgacgcaataattcatttttttttaattcgaattttaattaaataataataattttcaaacggtaatattaccgttaattttttattttcctttttttaaaattttttttttactctataaataatcctatttcatactcattttaaacacaaacacacatctattcctctcaaatcctctctatcactccaatttccatcttaaatcaactcaaacaaatggatcattttttaattttaattatgtctttttttctttttttttaagtttaagttgtaatgttgttttaattttaatgaattgtgtttgtttaaattgaattgggttagaaaaaaaataaaattgaatgaatagtaattaaagaacggagcgttgcaggtaccttcccttagttaagggatagaggaaaaaaggacagtgggaccctcaaatagtggtcgaatagtagttaagggacggtatagagataGCGTAGTGGATGACCTAAGTTCTCAAGAATAAGAGAGGGTATATTAATCAATTGAAGTGAATTCGTACAGtaaattaattactaatttttaatataaaatcatTTGATTGACATAGGTTTGACTGTGATTGATATGTCAGGATATTGCACCAACTTAAGGTTTTAGaccatccgcagcggtgagcagcATGCTCACcgccgtccttgccgctggcaaggacggaGCTCGTCCGTTGATGCGCCCTGCCGCTGGCAGGgtggtgctcttagctaagagcacgtccgtgccagcggcaagagcacgaggtggcgacgtggcagcttctgattggcccgttgatttatcattttttattattatttttttaataaaatcgaaaaaatctgaaaaattcaaaattaataaaaaaaatattttctcacttcctaataaaatatatccattttttccacacttttaatttattttttttcattatttttaccccaaaattcatactttcatctataaat
This DNA window, taken from Salvia splendens isolate huo1 chromosome 18, SspV2, whole genome shotgun sequence, encodes the following:
- the LOC121776475 gene encoding transcription factor RAX3-like — protein: MGRAPCCDKAKVKKGPWTPEEDAKLKSHIQTHGTGGNWIALPAKIGLKRCGKSCRLRWLNYLRPNLKHGSFTADEDNLICTLYLTIGSRWSVIAAQLPGRTDNDIKNYWNTRLKKKLFPKQRIRSEPTLPPPPQLQESFLCCNNLEVDFQHHNIWENSAAMIDLPSQMGIYSAMSQLHTSSSMANAISLEEMNNYQPWIVLDEPRLLPYSQ